One Halobaculum sp. CBA1158 DNA segment encodes these proteins:
- a CDS encoding ABC transporter substrate-binding protein: MSQEDTSRRRFLQAAGSATAAVALAGCTGDGDSTEGTMTTSAGGTSGDGDTPDTETETTERPEPETRDGYLQRANRHVHEQAPWVFLNRQYSVYGQSEDIDWQPRTDERVSAYAIEPATDSGDDVVMTQSQMDSGLDPQDHRETPTDNIVLQAYEGLLQRDREGAIVQKLATDYERLDETTVQFTVRDNVSFHSGDSLTPEDVAFSINRIVDPEVGIESPQTDQLIGVDGAEVASTDDRTVNVNLTGLNPIVFASFATYCDIMNKSWVESNDDAYINQNMEGTGPFVLSNYEQGVEVEFQRNNDYWDDEAAISTFTINSASESSTRVNRLLSDETDIAVNVPPQEVSRVEENDGTSISAVPSTRILFNAMRYDVEPFSSPEFRQAVNYAVDLDSIVENVLQTFGDPTGQPTLEGFFGYNEDLDPYPQDLDQAEQLVEDSGHAGVEIELVTPIGRYLRDVEIAQAVANQVDQLPNVSASARQVEFQTLVSQVTTGNIEDKPPWYLLGWGNATFDAIQTIQPLLSSDGALTSYENDELDSLLEEAQSLPSESN; the protein is encoded by the coding sequence ATGTCTCAAGAGGACACCAGTAGACGGCGGTTCCTACAGGCGGCCGGTTCGGCGACCGCGGCGGTCGCGCTCGCGGGCTGTACAGGCGACGGCGACTCCACCGAGGGGACGATGACCACCAGCGCCGGCGGCACGTCCGGCGACGGCGACACGCCGGACACCGAGACCGAGACGACTGAGCGGCCGGAGCCGGAGACGCGCGACGGCTACCTCCAGCGCGCCAATCGCCACGTCCACGAGCAGGCTCCGTGGGTGTTCCTCAACCGCCAGTACTCGGTGTACGGGCAGTCCGAGGACATCGACTGGCAGCCGCGGACCGACGAGCGCGTGAGCGCGTACGCCATCGAGCCGGCGACCGACTCCGGCGACGACGTGGTGATGACGCAGTCGCAGATGGACTCCGGGCTCGACCCGCAGGACCACCGCGAGACGCCCACGGACAACATCGTCCTGCAGGCGTACGAGGGGCTGCTCCAGCGCGACCGGGAGGGCGCGATCGTCCAGAAGCTCGCGACCGACTACGAGCGCCTCGACGAGACCACCGTCCAGTTCACCGTCCGCGACAACGTCTCGTTCCACTCGGGCGACTCGCTCACCCCGGAGGACGTGGCGTTCTCGATCAACCGGATCGTCGACCCCGAGGTCGGCATCGAGTCGCCCCAGACCGACCAGCTCATCGGCGTCGACGGCGCGGAGGTCGCCTCCACCGACGACCGCACGGTGAACGTGAACCTCACCGGGCTCAACCCCATCGTGTTCGCGTCGTTCGCGACCTACTGCGACATCATGAACAAGTCGTGGGTCGAGAGCAACGACGACGCCTACATCAACCAGAACATGGAGGGGACCGGCCCGTTCGTGCTCTCCAACTACGAGCAGGGCGTCGAAGTCGAGTTCCAGCGCAACAACGACTACTGGGACGACGAGGCCGCCATCTCGACGTTCACGATCAACTCCGCCTCGGAGTCGTCGACCCGAGTCAACCGGCTCCTCAGCGACGAGACCGACATCGCGGTCAACGTTCCGCCCCAGGAGGTCTCGCGGGTCGAGGAGAACGACGGCACCAGCATCTCGGCGGTCCCGTCGACGCGGATCCTGTTCAACGCGATGCGGTACGACGTGGAGCCGTTCAGCTCCCCGGAGTTCCGCCAGGCGGTCAACTACGCGGTCGACCTCGACTCGATCGTCGAGAACGTCCTCCAGACGTTCGGCGATCCGACCGGCCAGCCGACGCTCGAGGGCTTCTTCGGGTACAACGAGGACCTCGATCCGTACCCGCAGGACCTCGATCAGGCCGAGCAGCTCGTCGAGGACTCCGGGCACGCCGGCGTGGAGATCGAACTGGTCACCCCCATCGGCCGGTACCTGCGTGACGTGGAGATCGCACAGGCGGTCGCCAACCAGGTCGACCAGCTCCCCAACGTCTCGGCGTCGGCCCGGCAGGTCGAGTTCCAGACGCTCGTCAGCCAGGTGACCACGGGCAACATCGAGGACAAGCCGCCGTGGTACCTGCTCGGCTGGGGCAACGCGACGTTCGACGCGATCCAGACTATCCAGCCGCTCCTCTCGAGCGACGGCGCGCTCACCTCCTACGAGAACGACGAGCTGGACAGTCTCCTCGAGGAGGCACAGAGCCTGCCGAGCGAGTCCAACTAG
- a CDS encoding NADP-dependent malic enzyme — MGLDDDAREYHRSDPPGKIEISTTKPTNTQRDLSLAYSPGVAAPCRDIDEDPERAFEYTAKGNMVGVVSNGSAVLGLGDIGAQASKPVMEGKGVLFKRFADIDVFDIEIDEDDPEGIIRTVAAMEPTFGGINLEDIKAPECFVIEETLRERMDIPVFHDDQHGTAIISGAGLLNAADIVDKELSDLDIVFSGAGASAIASAKFYVELGADPSNITMCDSSGIITEERAAADDVNEYKAEFASERDGGDLADAIEGADVFVGLSVGGIVSQEMVRSMADNPIIFAMANPDPEITYEDAKDARDDTVIMGTGRSDYPNQVNNVLGFPFLFRGALDVRATDINEEMKRAAAEALADLARQDVPDAVVKAYGDQPLQFGPEYVIPKPLDPRVLFQVAPAVAEAAMDSGVARTEVDTDQYAERLEARLGKSREMMRVVLNKARSQPKRVALAEGTDEKMIRAAYQMQEQGIAEPVLLGERDTIEETTDYLGLDYDPTVVDPDKDDKADEYADRLHELRKRKGVTRSEAGELIRRDTNYFGSVMVERDDADALLTGLTHHYPSALRPPLQVIGTDDDAEYVAGVYMLTFKNRVVFCADTTVNQSPDAEVLAEVTKHTAKLARRFNIDPRAAMLSYSNFGSVDNEGTRKPREAVDLLHDDPEVDFPVDGEMQADTAVVEDIIDDTYEFSDLDGPANVLVFPNLEAGNIGYKLLQRLGGAEAIGPMLVGMDQPVHVMQRGDEVKDIVNLAGVAVVDAQDEDE, encoded by the coding sequence ATGGGACTAGACGACGACGCGCGGGAGTATCACCGATCGGACCCGCCCGGCAAGATCGAGATATCGACGACGAAGCCGACGAACACCCAGCGTGACCTCTCGCTGGCGTACTCGCCGGGCGTGGCCGCGCCGTGTCGCGACATCGACGAGGACCCCGAACGGGCCTTCGAGTACACGGCGAAGGGGAACATGGTCGGCGTCGTCTCGAACGGGTCGGCGGTGCTGGGCCTCGGCGACATCGGGGCGCAGGCGTCGAAGCCGGTGATGGAGGGCAAGGGCGTCCTCTTCAAGCGCTTCGCCGACATCGACGTGTTCGACATCGAGATCGACGAGGACGACCCCGAGGGGATCATCCGCACCGTGGCGGCGATGGAGCCGACCTTCGGCGGGATCAACCTCGAGGACATCAAGGCCCCGGAGTGCTTCGTGATCGAGGAGACCCTCCGCGAGCGGATGGACATCCCCGTGTTCCACGACGACCAGCACGGGACCGCGATCATCTCGGGCGCGGGGCTGCTCAACGCCGCCGACATCGTCGACAAGGAGCTCTCGGACCTGGACATCGTCTTCTCGGGAGCGGGAGCGTCGGCCATCGCGTCCGCGAAGTTCTACGTCGAACTCGGTGCCGACCCGAGCAACATCACGATGTGCGACTCCTCTGGGATCATCACCGAAGAGCGCGCCGCCGCCGACGACGTGAACGAGTACAAAGCGGAGTTCGCCAGCGAACGCGACGGCGGCGACCTCGCGGACGCGATCGAGGGCGCGGACGTGTTCGTCGGCCTCTCGGTCGGCGGGATAGTCAGCCAGGAGATGGTCCGGTCGATGGCAGACAACCCCATCATCTTCGCGATGGCGAACCCGGACCCGGAGATCACCTACGAGGACGCCAAGGACGCCCGCGACGACACCGTCATCATGGGGACCGGGCGCTCGGACTATCCGAACCAGGTGAACAACGTCCTCGGGTTCCCGTTCCTGTTCCGGGGCGCGCTCGACGTGCGCGCGACCGACATCAACGAGGAGATGAAGCGCGCGGCCGCCGAGGCGCTGGCGGACCTCGCGCGCCAGGACGTGCCCGACGCGGTCGTGAAGGCGTACGGTGACCAGCCGCTGCAGTTCGGCCCCGAGTACGTCATCCCGAAGCCGCTGGACCCGCGCGTGCTGTTCCAGGTCGCGCCCGCGGTCGCGGAGGCGGCGATGGACTCGGGCGTCGCCCGCACCGAGGTCGATACCGACCAGTACGCCGAGCGGTTGGAGGCGAGGCTGGGCAAGAGCCGGGAGATGATGCGCGTCGTGCTCAACAAGGCCCGCTCGCAGCCCAAGCGCGTCGCGCTCGCGGAGGGGACCGACGAGAAGATGATCCGCGCGGCCTACCAGATGCAAGAACAGGGGATCGCAGAGCCCGTGCTGCTGGGCGAGCGCGACACCATCGAGGAGACGACCGACTACCTCGGGCTCGACTACGACCCGACGGTCGTCGACCCGGACAAGGACGATAAGGCCGATGAGTACGCCGACCGACTCCACGAACTCCGCAAGCGGAAGGGCGTCACCCGGTCGGAGGCCGGCGAGCTGATCCGTCGCGACACGAACTACTTCGGGAGCGTGATGGTCGAGCGGGACGACGCCGACGCGCTGCTCACGGGGCTGACACACCACTACCCGAGCGCGCTCCGGCCGCCGCTGCAGGTGATCGGTACCGACGACGACGCCGAGTACGTCGCCGGCGTCTACATGCTGACGTTCAAGAACCGCGTCGTGTTCTGCGCCGACACCACCGTCAACCAGTCGCCGGACGCGGAGGTGCTCGCGGAGGTGACGAAACACACGGCGAAGCTCGCACGGCGGTTCAACATCGACCCCCGGGCGGCGATGCTGTCGTACTCGAACTTCGGCTCCGTCGACAACGAAGGCACCCGCAAGCCCCGGGAGGCGGTCGACCTGCTTCACGACGACCCCGAGGTCGACTTCCCCGTCGACGGGGAGATGCAGGCCGACACCGCCGTCGTCGAGGACATCATCGACGACACCTACGAGTTCTCCGACCTCGACGGGCCGGCGAACGTGCTCGTGTTCCCCAACCTGGAGGCGGGCAACATCGGATACAAGCTGCTCCAGCGCCTCGGCGGCGCGGAGGCGATCGGTCCGATGCTCGTCGGGATGGACCAGCCGGTCCACGTCATGCAGCGCGGCGACGAGGTGAAGGACATCGTGAACCTCGCGGGCGTGGCCGTCGTCGACGCGCAGGACGAAGACGAATAA
- a CDS encoding M24 family metallopeptidase — MVDIAEREDRLERFLAEEGYEAVWFARPNAFAWLTGGTNWVDATADAGDAAVGYLGDGEWTVVTNNIEAERIAAEELPAELSMSVAADDWYEADLAGSVAARSPTPAAADFDVAGLDDVNATRLRLRLSDEDLAAYRDLGREVALAVETVCRELQPGDTEHEVAAGLRISLAGRNVDAPVVLVGGSERASEYRHPTPTDAALGEYALVIVTARRGGLHASCTRTVAFDPPEWLADRHRAAQRVEARALAATRAAAGRDDATAGDVFSAIREAYADEGYEGEWREHHQGGATGYAGREWFATPGSDAPVADGAAYAWNPTVQGAKSEDTAYVTAESVEVLTDTGRWPTETVDVDGVTIERPAILES, encoded by the coding sequence ATGGTCGACATCGCGGAGCGCGAGGATCGCTTGGAACGCTTTCTCGCCGAAGAGGGGTACGAGGCGGTCTGGTTCGCGCGACCGAACGCGTTCGCGTGGCTCACCGGCGGCACCAACTGGGTCGACGCGACCGCGGACGCGGGCGACGCCGCGGTCGGCTACCTCGGCGACGGCGAGTGGACGGTCGTCACGAACAACATCGAGGCCGAGCGGATCGCCGCCGAGGAACTGCCGGCCGAACTGTCGATGTCAGTCGCCGCAGACGACTGGTACGAGGCGGACCTCGCCGGCTCGGTCGCCGCGCGGTCGCCGACGCCCGCGGCGGCGGACTTCGACGTGGCCGGACTCGACGACGTGAACGCCACGCGTCTGCGCCTCAGGCTGAGCGACGAGGACCTCGCGGCCTACCGCGACCTCGGCCGCGAGGTCGCGCTGGCGGTCGAGACCGTCTGCCGGGAGCTGCAACCGGGCGACACCGAACACGAGGTCGCCGCCGGCCTCCGGATATCGCTGGCCGGTCGGAACGTCGACGCGCCGGTGGTGCTCGTCGGCGGGAGCGAGCGAGCGTCCGAGTACCGCCACCCGACGCCCACCGACGCCGCGCTCGGCGAGTACGCGCTGGTGATCGTCACCGCGAGGCGCGGGGGACTGCACGCCTCCTGTACCCGGACGGTCGCGTTCGACCCGCCCGAGTGGCTCGCCGACCGACACCGCGCGGCCCAGCGCGTGGAAGCGCGGGCGCTGGCCGCGACTCGGGCGGCCGCCGGACGCGACGACGCCACCGCGGGCGACGTGTTCTCGGCGATCCGCGAGGCGTACGCCGACGAGGGCTACGAGGGCGAGTGGCGGGAGCATCACCAGGGCGGCGCGACGGGCTACGCCGGCCGCGAGTGGTTCGCGACGCCCGGGAGCGACGCGCCGGTCGCGGACGGAGCGGCGTACGCGTGGAACCCCACGGTCCAGGGGGCCAAGAGCGAGGACACCGCCTACGTCACGGCCGAGTCGGTCGAGGTGCTCACCGACACGGGGCGCTGGCCGACCGAGACGGTCGACGTCGACGGGGTGACGATCGAACGGCCGGCGATCCTGGAGAGCTGA
- a CDS encoding succinylglutamate desuccinylase/aspartoacylase family protein, with protein MTTLGSASAPPGEFDTGRLEVGETRDGSTVGLPVAVLNGAEDGKTLYVQAVSDGDELNGLGVINRFVPQLDPEAIAGRILVVGIVNYHAFQVAEHRNPIDDTKMNRAYPGDANGTASERIAAATFEAAKRADLVVDLHQGSTSRMINEVRVRCGPRHRLHRECLELAKVFGTGHVLDQKGPDGQLARTAPDEGIPTIDPELGGCVGWDEESIEIGVEGMFRVLRYYGFLDGDVDRDLQTRASGFDQYGSPAGGLVTYEKELGDRVERGETLFEVTDAFGALKGRVTADSDGIFWRSRRLPQVATGEYVCSVGTDVDEF; from the coding sequence ATGACGACGCTCGGGAGCGCGAGCGCGCCCCCCGGGGAGTTCGACACCGGCCGGCTGGAGGTCGGCGAGACCCGCGACGGGTCGACCGTCGGCCTCCCGGTCGCTGTGCTGAACGGAGCCGAGGACGGGAAGACGCTGTACGTTCAGGCGGTCAGCGACGGCGACGAGCTCAACGGACTCGGGGTGATCAACCGGTTCGTCCCGCAGCTCGACCCCGAGGCGATCGCCGGACGGATCCTCGTCGTCGGGATCGTCAACTACCACGCCTTCCAGGTCGCCGAACACCGCAACCCGATCGACGACACGAAGATGAACCGGGCGTACCCCGGCGACGCGAACGGCACCGCCTCCGAGCGGATCGCCGCGGCGACATTCGAGGCGGCCAAGCGCGCCGACCTCGTCGTCGACCTCCACCAGGGCTCCACCTCGCGGATGATAAACGAGGTGCGGGTCCGGTGCGGTCCCCGGCACCGCCTTCACCGCGAGTGCCTGGAACTGGCGAAGGTGTTCGGCACCGGCCACGTCCTCGACCAGAAGGGGCCGGACGGCCAACTGGCTCGCACGGCCCCCGACGAGGGCATCCCGACGATCGACCCCGAACTCGGCGGCTGCGTCGGCTGGGACGAGGAGTCCATCGAGATCGGCGTCGAGGGCATGTTCCGCGTGCTCCGGTACTACGGTTTCCTCGACGGCGACGTCGACCGGGACCTCCAGACGCGCGCCTCCGGGTTCGACCAGTACGGCTCGCCCGCCGGCGGCCTCGTCACCTACGAGAAGGAGCTCGGCGACCGCGTCGAGCGCGGCGAGACGCTGTTCGAGGTCACCGACGCCTTCGGCGCGCTGAAGGGGCGCGTCACAGCCGACAGCGACGGGATATTCTGGCGCTCGCGCCGCCTCCCACAGGTCGCCACCGGCGAGTACGTCTGCTCGGTCGGGACCGACGTCGACGAGTTCTGA
- a CDS encoding pyridoxal-phosphate dependent enzyme codes for MTAPSLRCPECGAAYADRWRCECGHALEYADRPLPDGPAPDPEAFDARDGLWSFGGFVPESPRVTLGEGMTPLVAADGWDAEFKLEYVFPTGSFKDRGATTTVSRAAGLGVDTVVEDSSGNAGAAIATYAARAGIDAEIYVPASVKETKLRAIRRAGATPVKTAGPRQATTDACIAAVESGEDAGWYASHAWNPAFFAGTATVAYEIALQRDWSVPDAVVLPLGHGTLFLGAYRGFRALRDAGWTDGMPRLLGAQAAGHAPIVAAIHGEDAAAGDNDAADGIQIPRPVRRDQILAAIDDTDGDAIAVDETAVESELADLHAAGFYTEPTCAVAPAALRAYRERGVIARDDDVVVPLTGSGLKA; via the coding sequence GTGACCGCTCCGTCGCTTCGCTGCCCCGAGTGCGGGGCCGCCTACGCCGACCGCTGGCGCTGCGAGTGCGGACACGCGCTCGAGTACGCCGACCGACCGCTTCCCGACGGCCCCGCGCCTGACCCGGAGGCCTTCGACGCTCGCGACGGCCTCTGGTCGTTCGGCGGGTTCGTCCCCGAGTCCCCGCGCGTCACCCTCGGCGAGGGGATGACGCCGCTCGTCGCCGCCGACGGCTGGGACGCGGAGTTCAAACTGGAGTACGTGTTCCCCACCGGGTCGTTCAAGGACCGCGGCGCGACGACGACCGTGTCGCGTGCGGCCGGGCTCGGCGTCGACACCGTCGTCGAGGACTCCTCGGGCAACGCCGGCGCGGCGATCGCGACCTACGCCGCGCGGGCCGGTATCGACGCCGAGATCTACGTTCCGGCGTCGGTGAAGGAGACCAAACTCCGGGCGATCCGCCGCGCCGGCGCGACCCCCGTCAAGACCGCGGGGCCGCGCCAGGCGACGACCGACGCCTGCATCGCGGCCGTGGAGTCGGGCGAAGACGCGGGCTGGTACGCCAGCCACGCCTGGAACCCCGCGTTCTTCGCGGGGACCGCGACGGTCGCCTACGAGATAGCCCTCCAGCGCGACTGGTCGGTCCCCGACGCCGTGGTGCTCCCGCTGGGGCACGGAACGCTCTTCCTGGGCGCGTACCGCGGCTTTCGCGCCCTGCGGGACGCCGGCTGGACCGACGGGATGCCGCGACTGCTGGGCGCGCAGGCGGCGGGGCACGCGCCCATCGTCGCCGCTATCCACGGCGAGGACGCCGCCGCGGGCGACAACGACGCCGCCGACGGGATCCAGATCCCCCGGCCGGTCCGGCGCGACCAGATCCTCGCGGCGATCGACGACACCGACGGCGACGCGATCGCCGTCGACGAGACCGCCGTCGAGTCGGAACTGGCCGACCTGCACGCGGCGGGCTTCTACACAGAACCCACCTGCGCCGTCGCGCCGGCGGCCCTGCGCGCGTACCGCGAGCGAGGCGTCATCGCCCGCGACGACGACGTGGTGGTCCCGCTGACCGGGAGCGGGCTGAAGGCGTGA
- a CDS encoding tRNA(Ile)(2)-agmatinylcytidine synthase: MTVIGLDDTDSRTEGMCSTYLAALLAEAVEDAGGRVGRRLLVRLNPAVEHKTRGNAALALHADIDPETTLSLATELVEEYAVGDDPRTSPGVVVAPGDPEDVPDGVVDFAREAVRELHGLDAALALADEAGYETRGWEPDGDSDGNSGDNSHDDAGDDAVVGRGRIGALAAVGAWRAFDDWTHERISYREFHRCGTPREVDEASVFAAAEAGYPAVWDTVDRGEREAVCVPSAPGPILHGIRGDGPDAVARVAADIESEPVERAATFLTNQGTDAHLVAGEVGDLRDGRCYRVDCAVTEEPETRRGGHVFVGVGDPSRPDRAGDTALECVAFEPTKRFRGRVRALRVGDQLTVCGEVAEGTLKLEKFAVRDLVETEPVVPDCPECGRSMESAGADQGYRCRDCGTSAPGKVDSPLARDLELGWYEVPPCARRHVSKPLVRGGFDAPVHPER, translated from the coding sequence GTGACGGTCATCGGCCTCGACGACACCGACTCCCGGACCGAGGGGATGTGCAGCACGTACCTCGCGGCGCTGCTCGCCGAGGCCGTCGAGGACGCCGGCGGCCGCGTCGGGCGTCGCCTGCTCGTCCGCCTCAACCCCGCCGTCGAGCACAAGACGCGGGGGAACGCCGCGCTCGCGCTGCACGCCGACATCGACCCCGAGACGACGCTGTCGCTCGCGACCGAACTGGTCGAGGAGTACGCCGTCGGCGACGACCCCCGGACCTCCCCGGGCGTCGTCGTCGCCCCCGGCGACCCCGAGGACGTACCCGATGGGGTCGTCGACTTCGCGCGCGAGGCGGTTCGGGAACTCCACGGCCTCGATGCGGCCCTCGCGCTCGCCGACGAGGCGGGGTACGAGACGCGCGGGTGGGAACCGGACGGCGACAGCGACGGCAATAGCGGCGACAACAGCCATGACGATGCCGGCGACGACGCCGTCGTCGGCCGGGGACGCATCGGCGCGCTCGCGGCCGTCGGCGCGTGGCGGGCGTTCGACGACTGGACCCACGAGCGCATCTCCTACCGTGAGTTCCACCGCTGCGGCACCCCTCGCGAGGTGGACGAGGCGAGCGTCTTCGCGGCGGCCGAGGCCGGCTATCCCGCGGTCTGGGACACGGTCGACCGAGGCGAGCGCGAGGCGGTGTGCGTCCCGAGCGCGCCGGGGCCCATCCTCCACGGGATCCGCGGCGACGGCCCCGACGCTGTCGCCCGTGTCGCCGCCGACATCGAGAGCGAACCCGTCGAACGAGCCGCGACGTTCCTGACGAACCAGGGAACCGACGCCCACCTCGTCGCCGGCGAAGTGGGCGATCTGCGCGACGGCCGGTGTTACCGCGTCGACTGCGCTGTGACGGAGGAACCCGAGACCCGCCGCGGCGGCCACGTCTTCGTCGGCGTCGGCGACCCCTCACGCCCCGACCGCGCGGGCGACACCGCCCTGGAGTGCGTCGCCTTCGAGCCCACGAAGCGCTTTCGCGGCCGCGTCCGGGCGCTGCGCGTCGGCGACCAACTCACCGTCTGCGGCGAGGTCGCCGAGGGGACGCTGAAGCTGGAGAAGTTCGCCGTGCGCGACCTGGTGGAGACCGAGCCCGTCGTCCCCGACTGTCCGGAGTGCGGCCGGTCGATGGAGTCCGCCGGCGCGGACCAGGGCTACCGCTGTCGCGACTGCGGGACGAGCGCGCCGGGGAAAGTCGACTCGCCCTTGGCTCGCGACCTCGAACTTGGGTGGTACGAGGTGCCGCCGTGCGCCAGGCGACACGTCAGCAAGCCACTAGTGCGCGGTGGGTTCGACGCGCCCGTTCACCCGGAGCGGTAG
- a CDS encoding transcriptional regulator, which yields MSRKALVGNVTAMLADAEFLVSDRCAVRPKSFDVAARRGEDLLLVKVLGNVDAFDRATGAEMRRLGEYLSATPIVVGLRTRDEDLKPGVVYFRHGVPAIHPDTLYDLVIEEVPPLIYAAPGGLYVNIDGETVAEERTERGWSLGRLADELGVSRRTVAKYEDGMNASVEVAVQLEDLFDRPFSDPVRVMEGAEEVRDADPTPEPPEADPDDEHVYGVLSRAGFAVHPTQRAPFTAVGEDEAEPRVEFTLLTGHSPFTRTAQKRAKLMGSLGRVTGTRAVYFTEGDEEEPKEETVDGTAIVTMVELSRADDPERIRELIRERSDEPAEA from the coding sequence ATGTCCCGGAAGGCGCTGGTAGGGAACGTCACCGCGATGCTCGCGGACGCGGAGTTCCTCGTCAGCGACCGCTGTGCGGTCAGGCCCAAGAGCTTCGACGTGGCCGCACGGCGCGGCGAGGACCTCCTGCTGGTGAAGGTCCTCGGCAACGTCGACGCCTTCGACCGGGCGACGGGCGCGGAGATGCGCCGGCTGGGGGAGTACCTCTCGGCGACGCCCATCGTCGTCGGCCTGCGCACCCGCGACGAGGACCTGAAGCCGGGCGTCGTCTACTTCCGCCACGGCGTGCCGGCGATCCACCCCGACACGCTGTACGACCTCGTCATCGAGGAGGTTCCCCCGCTCATCTACGCGGCCCCGGGCGGGCTGTACGTCAACATCGACGGCGAGACCGTCGCGGAGGAGCGCACAGAGCGCGGCTGGAGCCTCGGCCGCCTCGCCGACGAACTGGGCGTCTCCCGCCGCACCGTCGCCAAGTACGAGGACGGGATGAACGCCTCCGTCGAGGTCGCCGTCCAACTGGAGGACCTGTTCGACCGCCCGTTCTCGGACCCCGTCCGCGTGATGGAGGGTGCCGAGGAGGTCCGCGACGCCGACCCGACGCCCGAGCCGCCCGAGGCCGATCCCGACGACGAACACGTGTACGGCGTCCTCTCGCGCGCCGGGTTCGCGGTTCATCCCACCCAGCGGGCCCCCTTCACCGCCGTCGGGGAGGACGAGGCCGAACCCCGCGTCGAGTTCACGCTGCTCACCGGCCACTCTCCGTTCACTCGGACGGCCCAGAAGCGCGCGAAGCTGATGGGGTCGCTCGGCCGCGTCACCGGCACCCGCGCGGTGTACTTCACCGAGGGCGACGAGGAAGAGCCCAAGGAGGAGACCGTCGACGGCACCGCCATCGTCACGATGGTCGAGCTCTCGCGCGCCGACGACCCCGAGCGCATCCGCGAGCTGATCCGCGAGCGCTCCGACGAGCCGGCCGAGGCGTGA
- a CDS encoding response regulator, which translates to MQTSLGGEVASVQRVLVVDDEQAMIDLVTERLTRDLDGVSVSGTTDPAEAIESIERGDRSCLVSDYDMPGMDGLTLLRRVREIDDRVPFVLFTGRGSEEIASDAISAGVTDYVQKGGSESFTVLANSIDRALSRRRVEREREAARRSLAAKDATLESLFESIPAPTLVVDAGDPTMPVDQVNPAFTRRFDAAPERTIGTPVATLVDTVGERSIEGIVDGESGRQTELTCRTAAGEREFLATVVPAGGDGDEQYVVLTDINEQKRVQRALADLHEATQRFLAADDPREIERIALSAAADVLGFPYNGARRYDAETDRLVPSETTSKAADRYDRSRAAYERDDTEATHAWRAFDEGEPVTVGAQSDIQREGVASKVYLPVGEWGVLTLSDPNRDRITETEEYLGKVLGSNTAAALASVNETAD; encoded by the coding sequence GTGCAGACATCGCTCGGAGGTGAGGTCGCATCGGTCCAGCGCGTGCTAGTCGTCGACGACGAGCAGGCGATGATCGACCTCGTGACCGAGCGATTGACCCGCGATCTCGACGGCGTCTCGGTGTCTGGAACGACCGACCCGGCGGAGGCGATCGAGTCGATCGAGCGAGGGGACAGGAGCTGTCTGGTCTCCGATTACGACATGCCGGGAATGGACGGGCTGACGCTGCTCCGGCGGGTCCGTGAGATCGACGACCGCGTGCCGTTCGTGCTGTTCACCGGTCGAGGCAGCGAGGAGATCGCCAGCGACGCGATCTCCGCCGGCGTCACCGACTACGTCCAGAAGGGCGGGTCCGAGTCGTTCACCGTCCTCGCCAACAGCATCGACCGCGCGCTCTCGCGCCGGCGCGTCGAGCGCGAACGCGAGGCCGCCAGACGGTCGCTCGCGGCCAAGGACGCGACCCTGGAGTCGCTGTTCGAGTCGATCCCCGCCCCGACGCTCGTCGTCGACGCGGGGGATCCGACGATGCCGGTCGATCAGGTGAACCCAGCGTTCACGCGTCGGTTCGACGCGGCCCCCGAGCGAACGATCGGCACGCCGGTCGCGACGCTCGTGGACACGGTCGGTGAGAGATCCATCGAGGGGATCGTCGACGGCGAGTCCGGTCGCCAGACCGAGCTGACGTGTCGGACGGCCGCGGGCGAGCGCGAGTTCCTCGCGACCGTCGTCCCCGCCGGCGGCGACGGCGACGAGCAGTACGTCGTCCTGACCGATATCAACGAACAGAAGCGAGTACAGCGTGCGCTCGCTGACCTCCACGAGGCGACACAGCGGTTCCTCGCGGCCGACGACCCCAGGGAGATCGAGCGGATCGCGCTGTCGGCGGCCGCGGACGTGCTCGGATTCCCGTACAACGGGGCGCGCCGCTACGACGCCGAGACCGACCGACTGGTCCCCAGCGAGACGACGTCGAAAGCGGCGGACCGCTACGATCGGTCCAGAGCGGCGTACGAGCGGGATGACACCGAGGCGACCCACGCGTGGCGGGCCTTCGACGAGGGGGAACCGGTCACCGTGGGGGCGCAGTCGGACATCCAACGGGAGGGCGTCGCGAGCAAGGTGTATCTCCCGGTCGGCGAGTGGGGCGTGCTCACGCTGTCGGATCCGAACCGGGACCGGATCACAGAGACCGAAGAGTACCTGGGGAAGGTCCTCGGGTCGAACACGGCCGCCGCGCTCGCGAGTGTGAACGAGACCGCCGACTGA